The Nocardioides campestrisoli genome includes a window with the following:
- a CDS encoding DUF1028 domain-containing protein: MTFSLVARSDDGLSWGVVVASKFLSVGSAVPAAVAGLGAIATQADANVAWKGEALALLDEGATAEVALARLLEDDPGRDDRQVGLVDAEGGVAAFTGDRCFDWAGHRTGEAYCAQGNILAGPQVLDAMVETWETSGSLPFARRLLAALAAGDAAGGDRRGRQSAALFVVREGAGYGGRDDVAVDLRVDDHPDPVVELTRLLDLNDFYLTASTPEEREPVGPELFAELERRVRTLGHEHVAEWVGSQNFEMRVAPGLKPEWIDRRVLQILRDTTDDPDSTNHEGGARA, translated from the coding sequence ATGACGTTCTCGCTGGTGGCGCGCAGCGACGACGGCCTCTCCTGGGGGGTCGTCGTCGCCTCGAAGTTCCTGTCGGTGGGCAGTGCCGTGCCGGCCGCCGTCGCCGGCCTGGGCGCCATCGCCACCCAGGCGGACGCCAACGTCGCCTGGAAGGGCGAGGCGCTGGCCCTGCTGGACGAGGGTGCCACCGCCGAGGTGGCGCTGGCTCGGCTGCTCGAGGACGACCCCGGGCGCGACGACCGGCAGGTCGGCCTGGTCGACGCCGAGGGAGGGGTCGCGGCCTTCACCGGGGACCGCTGCTTCGACTGGGCCGGGCACCGCACCGGTGAGGCCTACTGCGCGCAGGGCAACATCCTGGCCGGGCCGCAGGTGCTGGACGCCATGGTCGAGACGTGGGAGACGAGCGGCTCCCTGCCCTTCGCCCGACGGCTGCTGGCCGCGCTGGCCGCGGGCGACGCCGCCGGCGGTGACCGTCGGGGCCGACAGTCCGCGGCGCTCTTCGTGGTCCGCGAAGGCGCCGGCTACGGCGGCCGGGACGACGTGGCCGTCGACCTGCGCGTCGACGACCACCCGGACCCCGTCGTCGAGCTGACCCGGCTGCTCGACCTCAACGACTTCTACCTCACCGCCTCCACCCCCGAGGAGCGGGAGCCGGTGGGACCAGAGCTCTTCGCGGAGCTCGAGCGACGGGTCCGGACCCTGGGGCACGAGCACGTCGCGGAGTGGGTCGGCTCGCAGAACTTCGAGATGCGCGTCGCCCCCGGGCTCAAGCCGGAGTGGATCGACCGCCGGGTGCTGCAGATCCTCCGTGACACCACCGACGACCCGGACAGCACGAACCACGAGGGAGGAGCACGGGCATGA
- a CDS encoding oxygenase MpaB family protein — MTQSTPRRQSPRMPSSVRCADEAAARFPRLAPRYFEAMWEGDLLADAFVADFATVGHGRAMKMLRTACRSGIAAVPDAPDSLVALFAELDDVPSWVDLAAIDSSAQYLGRYTRQAGIVLGAASLVSGYANSAASRPLEMTGRYIDSAGARTIEVASWLVESTAAGGLHRHGRGFELTVRVRIIHALVRHALSHDERWDAPAWGVPISQAFLAYTLIEFCLIPLRGMRAIGAPYLPHEVAGYYARWRYIGHLLGIDPDLLPQGRADQEALEEIYLLTRPEVEDYCRRLVGSINSDFLVPEIEELLPYPRLHVLAPPTVHGLERVFLGDQVADELGIPESRVKLLVRALGPVLGTLNAAVDRVPGTLARRTARGERYRLRQDARLRARYSVQHDLVDAAPGGQPHPARVPAGDDGQAPASGR, encoded by the coding sequence GTGACCCAGAGCACACCACGCCGGCAGAGCCCGCGCATGCCCAGCAGCGTGCGCTGCGCCGACGAGGCAGCCGCGAGGTTCCCCCGGCTCGCGCCGAGGTACTTCGAGGCGATGTGGGAGGGCGACCTCCTGGCCGACGCGTTCGTCGCCGACTTCGCCACGGTCGGGCACGGCCGGGCGATGAAGATGCTGCGCACCGCCTGCCGCAGCGGCATCGCCGCGGTGCCGGACGCCCCTGACTCCCTGGTCGCGCTCTTCGCCGAGCTCGACGACGTGCCGTCCTGGGTCGACCTGGCCGCGATCGACAGCTCCGCCCAGTACCTGGGTCGGTACACCCGCCAGGCCGGCATCGTGCTGGGAGCCGCCTCCCTGGTCAGCGGCTACGCCAACTCTGCGGCGTCGCGCCCGCTGGAGATGACCGGCCGCTACATCGACAGCGCCGGCGCCCGCACCATCGAGGTGGCCTCGTGGCTGGTCGAGTCCACCGCCGCGGGCGGACTACACCGCCACGGCCGGGGCTTCGAGCTCACGGTCCGGGTGCGGATCATCCACGCGCTGGTCCGCCACGCGCTGAGCCACGACGAGCGCTGGGACGCACCCGCCTGGGGGGTACCGATCAGCCAGGCCTTCCTCGCCTACACGCTGATCGAGTTCTGCCTCATCCCGCTGCGTGGGATGCGCGCGATCGGCGCCCCCTACCTGCCCCACGAGGTGGCCGGCTACTACGCCCGGTGGCGCTACATCGGGCACCTGCTGGGCATTGACCCCGACCTGCTGCCGCAGGGGCGTGCGGACCAGGAGGCGCTCGAGGAGATCTACCTGCTCACCCGGCCGGAGGTGGAGGACTACTGCCGACGCCTGGTCGGCTCGATCAACTCCGACTTCCTGGTGCCCGAGATCGAGGAGCTCCTCCCGTACCCCCGGCTGCACGTCCTCGCCCCGCCCACGGTGCACGGACTCGAGCGGGTCTTCCTGGGCGACCAGGTGGCCGACGAGCTGGGCATCCCGGAGAGCCGGGTCAAGCTCCTGGTCCGCGCCCTCGGCCCGGTGCTCGGCACCCTCAACGCGGCGGTCGATCGGGTCCCCGGCACGCTCGCCCGCCGAACCGCACGCGGCGAGCGGTACCGGCTCAGGCAGGACGCCCGGCTACGCGCGCGGTACTCGGTCCAGCACGACCTGGTCGACGCGGCACCAGGCGGCCAGCCACATCCGGCCAGGGTCCCGGCCGGCGACGACGGGCAGGCCCCGGCGTCGGGCCGGTGA
- a CDS encoding APC family permease: MGPRLLLLFIVGDILGAGVYAVTGQMAGLVGGLVWVPFVLAFIVAALTAMSYLELVTKYPQAAGAALYTHKAFGIHFVTFLVAFAVVCSGITSASTSANVLAQNLTGGLVVNGWLDEAPGTGVIMVTAMAFMVLLALINLRGVGESVKFNVVLTLVEMTALAIVIAVGFWAMAQGEGDVSQVFTFRDAGDKGMFMAITLATSIAFFAMVGFEDSVNMVEETRDPERIFPRVMLTGLGIAVLIYVLVAVAVVSVLTPGELDSINESEGRALLDVVSKGAPDFPIDRVFPFLAVFAVANTALINMLMASRLLYGLARQDVLPRVLGKVSPGSRAPWVGILFSTVLALGLLWYVARQSDSPVVTNLSTTTALLLLAVFTVVNVACLVLRRDPDGGFFRSPGPTPALAAVLSVALIVIPWGEREAIVYEVAAGLLGIGLVLWVITWLVNRGGRAKKTGFRDIEHLEDRD; encoded by the coding sequence ATGGGGCCCAGGCTCCTCCTGCTCTTCATCGTCGGCGACATCCTGGGCGCAGGCGTCTACGCGGTCACCGGACAGATGGCCGGCTTGGTGGGCGGCCTGGTCTGGGTGCCCTTCGTGCTCGCGTTCATCGTCGCGGCCCTCACCGCGATGTCCTACCTCGAGCTGGTGACGAAGTACCCGCAGGCCGCGGGGGCCGCGCTCTATACCCACAAGGCGTTCGGCATCCACTTCGTCACCTTCCTGGTGGCCTTCGCCGTGGTCTGCTCCGGCATCACCAGCGCGTCCACCTCGGCCAACGTCCTGGCCCAGAACCTCACCGGCGGCCTGGTGGTCAACGGGTGGCTCGACGAGGCGCCGGGGACCGGCGTGATCATGGTGACCGCGATGGCGTTCATGGTCCTGCTGGCGCTGATCAACCTGCGCGGGGTGGGGGAGTCGGTCAAGTTCAACGTCGTCCTCACCCTGGTGGAGATGACCGCGCTGGCCATCGTCATCGCCGTCGGGTTCTGGGCGATGGCCCAGGGCGAGGGCGACGTGAGCCAGGTCTTCACCTTCCGCGACGCGGGCGACAAGGGCATGTTCATGGCCATCACCCTGGCCACGTCGATCGCCTTCTTCGCGATGGTGGGCTTCGAGGACTCGGTCAACATGGTCGAGGAGACGCGCGACCCGGAGCGGATCTTCCCCCGGGTGATGCTGACCGGCCTGGGCATCGCCGTGCTGATCTACGTCCTGGTCGCCGTCGCGGTGGTCTCGGTGCTGACCCCCGGCGAGCTCGACTCCATCAACGAGTCCGAGGGCAGGGCGCTGCTCGACGTGGTGAGCAAGGGGGCCCCGGACTTCCCGATCGACCGGGTCTTCCCGTTCCTGGCCGTCTTCGCGGTGGCCAACACGGCGCTGATCAACATGCTGATGGCCAGCCGGCTGCTCTACGGCCTGGCCCGGCAGGACGTGCTGCCCCGGGTGCTGGGCAAGGTCTCGCCGGGCTCCCGCGCCCCCTGGGTGGGGATCCTCTTCTCCACCGTGCTGGCGCTCGGGCTGCTCTGGTACGTCGCGCGCCAGTCCGACTCCCCGGTGGTGACGAACCTGTCCACCACCACCGCGCTCCTGCTGCTGGCCGTCTTCACCGTGGTCAACGTCGCCTGCCTGGTGCTGCGACGGGACCCCGATGGCGGGTTCTTCCGCTCGCCCGGCCCGACCCCGGCGCTGGCGGCGGTGCTCTCGGTGGCCCTGATCGTCATCCCGTGGGGCGAGCGGGAGGCGATCGTCTACGAGGTCGCGGCCGGTCTGCTCGGCATCGGCCTGGTGCTGTGGGTCATCACCTGGCTGGTCAACCGCGGCGGGCGGGCCAAGAAGACCGGCTTCCGCGACATCGAGCACCTCGAGGACCGGGACTGA
- a CDS encoding response regulator yields MVVDDHPMWRDAVERDLQQAGFDVVAVAADGRQALARFPAARPQVVVLDLQIPEPNGVEVTRQVLTTDPSARVLILSASGEQADVLEAVKAGATGYLVKSASRAELLDAVRRVAAGDSVFTPGLAGLVLGEFRRMEDPAGPGPLSGPESLTERETEVLRMVAKGLGYKQIAERLVISHRTVQNHVQNTLRKLQMHNRVQLTRYAIEQGLDAE; encoded by the coding sequence ATGGTGGTCGACGACCACCCGATGTGGCGCGACGCCGTCGAGCGCGACCTGCAGCAGGCCGGTTTCGACGTGGTCGCGGTCGCTGCGGACGGTCGGCAGGCGCTGGCCCGGTTCCCCGCGGCCCGCCCCCAGGTCGTCGTGCTGGACCTGCAGATCCCGGAGCCGAACGGGGTGGAGGTCACCCGCCAGGTGCTCACGACGGATCCGTCGGCCCGGGTGCTGATCCTCTCGGCCTCCGGCGAGCAGGCCGACGTGCTGGAGGCGGTCAAGGCGGGGGCGACCGGCTACCTGGTCAAGTCCGCCTCCCGGGCCGAGCTGCTCGACGCCGTACGTCGGGTGGCGGCCGGCGACTCGGTCTTCACCCCCGGCCTGGCCGGGTTGGTGCTGGGGGAGTTCCGGCGGATGGAGGACCCCGCGGGGCCGGGCCCGCTGTCCGGGCCGGAGTCGCTCACCGAGCGGGAGACGGAGGTGCTGCGGATGGTGGCCAAGGGACTGGGCTACAAGCAGATCGCCGAGCGGCTGGTCATCTCGCACCGCACCGTGCAGAACCACGTCCAGAACACCCTGCGCAAGCTGCAGATGCACAACCGGGTGCAGCTCACCCGCTACGCCATCGAGCAGGGCCTCGACGCCGAGTGA
- the macS gene encoding MacS family sensor histidine kinase: MASSPRSDPAVVAVEDRLHAALAVLRVVVTVNMLAMAAWRWDNHVRPGATLLVLAGLTAWTVFALYAYRMPWRRTAWLLAADLAVAVAALAVTPWLKGEGFRATVPGYWVMGALLAWSISWRWRGGLLAGAVLALTDVLIREQLTQTNYGHVFLLLLGGCVVGYLCQSLQQMAAERARAEREAAAAQERARLSRAVHDGVLQVLSLVQRAGRDASVTRDPAQVLGTLGTLAAEQETRLRSLIRAQDSVQSAPATVPAGEAPASGAPVDLSAALETLATPTVTVVTPGTEVPMPAARAAELVAAVAACLDNVRMHVGLTAPAWVFLEQVGEQVTVSVRDEGPGIGAERLAEAEREGRLGVASSIRGRIEELGGSCVLSTGSGGTEWELSVPVRDRSASAVGQVHR; the protein is encoded by the coding sequence GTGGCGTCGTCCCCTCGCTCCGACCCGGCGGTGGTCGCGGTCGAGGACCGGCTGCACGCCGCCCTCGCAGTGCTGAGGGTCGTGGTCACGGTCAACATGCTGGCGATGGCCGCCTGGCGCTGGGACAACCACGTGCGCCCGGGGGCCACCCTCCTGGTGCTGGCCGGGCTCACGGCCTGGACGGTGTTCGCGCTGTACGCCTACCGGATGCCGTGGCGGCGTACCGCCTGGCTGCTGGCCGCCGACCTCGCCGTGGCGGTCGCCGCCCTGGCCGTGACCCCGTGGCTCAAGGGCGAGGGGTTCCGCGCCACGGTGCCCGGCTACTGGGTGATGGGCGCCCTCCTGGCCTGGTCCATCTCCTGGCGCTGGCGCGGCGGCCTGCTCGCCGGGGCGGTGCTGGCGCTCACCGACGTGCTCATCCGGGAGCAGCTGACCCAGACCAACTACGGCCACGTCTTCCTGCTCCTGCTGGGCGGGTGCGTGGTGGGCTACCTGTGCCAGTCGCTTCAGCAGATGGCGGCCGAGCGGGCGCGCGCCGAGCGCGAGGCAGCCGCTGCGCAGGAGCGTGCCCGGCTCTCCCGGGCGGTGCACGACGGCGTGCTGCAGGTGCTGAGCCTGGTGCAGCGCGCCGGCCGCGACGCCTCGGTGACCCGCGACCCGGCCCAGGTGCTGGGCACGCTCGGAACCCTGGCGGCCGAGCAGGAGACCCGGCTGCGCTCGCTGATCCGCGCACAGGACAGCGTGCAGTCCGCCCCCGCCACGGTGCCGGCGGGAGAGGCGCCGGCGAGCGGTGCGCCGGTGGACCTCTCGGCCGCGCTCGAGACGCTGGCCACCCCCACCGTCACGGTGGTCACGCCGGGGACCGAGGTGCCGATGCCGGCGGCCCGGGCGGCCGAGCTCGTGGCGGCCGTGGCTGCCTGTCTGGACAACGTGCGGATGCACGTCGGCCTGACCGCTCCCGCGTGGGTCTTCCTCGAGCAGGTGGGGGAGCAGGTGACGGTGAGCGTGCGCGACGAGGGACCGGGCATCGGGGCCGAGCGGCTGGCCGAGGCCGAGCGGGAGGGCCGGCTCGGTGTCGCCTCCTCGATCCGCGGGCGGATCGAGGAGCTGGGTGGGTCCTGCGTCCTGAGCACGGGGAGCGGCGGTACGGAGTGGGAGCTGAGCGTCCCGGTGAGGGACCGCTCGGCATCCGCAGTCGGGCAGGTGCACCGATGA
- a CDS encoding flavin reductase family protein yields MTIHTSHPFATPEPERSAARRLRGRLGGAVSLWTAGQGDRRAGLTVSSLLVADGEPGRVLGLLDPDADLTEELLATGRGLVHLLRWEHRDLAEVFAGVAPAPGGPFRTGDFVEHPAGPRLTTADGWAAVSVQETTEAGWSTLVTCVLDEVDLDAPEGREEDPLLHRRGRYRRVRATGSGQ; encoded by the coding sequence ATGACCATCCACACCAGCCACCCGTTCGCCACCCCCGAGCCCGAGCGGAGCGCGGCCCGCCGCCTGCGGGGGCGGCTCGGGGGCGCGGTGAGCCTGTGGACCGCCGGGCAGGGCGACCGGCGAGCGGGCCTGACCGTCTCCTCCCTGCTGGTGGCCGACGGCGAACCGGGGCGGGTGCTGGGGCTGCTGGACCCCGACGCCGACCTGACCGAGGAGCTGCTCGCGACCGGACGTGGTCTGGTCCACCTGCTGAGGTGGGAGCACCGGGACCTCGCCGAGGTGTTCGCCGGGGTCGCCCCGGCCCCGGGCGGTCCGTTCCGGACCGGCGACTTCGTCGAGCACCCCGCCGGCCCCCGGCTCACCACGGCCGACGGCTGGGCCGCGGTCTCGGTGCAGGAGACCACCGAGGCCGGCTGGTCCACGCTGGTCACCTGCGTCCTGGACGAGGTGGACCTCGACGCCCCGGAGGGCCGCGAGGAGGATCCGCTGCTGCACCGGCGCGGTCGCTACCGGCGCGTGCGCGCCACCGGCTCCGGCCAGTAG
- a CDS encoding coiled-coil domain-containing protein, translating to MPTDPLIALADELYALPLAQFTPVRDARARELRAEDRPLSDRVKRLRKPSLAAWVLNLLVRREPEQVDQVLAVGEALREAQATLDAEQLRALTRQRRQVTAALATSARARAREEGVRVTEAVAEQLEASLTAALLDEGAAAALRSGLLVAALHATGVEAADVAAAVALPEALGQVASPRGPEAGSEVEQASPRPDLRVVPDPEADLKRRRAATEALDTARAHLARVQEEEREAGKTVAELEARSLQLVAEAEELRRRLAELESTAEEVDQELEEAEEEAGEARASVAEAEAEVARAQEALDALGPRRGRR from the coding sequence GTGCCGACGGACCCCCTCATCGCGCTCGCCGACGAGCTCTACGCCTTGCCACTGGCTCAGTTCACGCCGGTCCGCGACGCCCGGGCCCGCGAGCTCCGAGCCGAGGACCGCCCGCTGTCGGACCGGGTCAAGAGGCTGCGCAAGCCGTCGTTGGCCGCCTGGGTGCTCAACCTGCTGGTGCGCCGCGAGCCCGAGCAGGTCGATCAGGTGCTGGCTGTCGGCGAGGCGCTGCGCGAGGCGCAGGCGACCTTGGACGCGGAGCAGCTCCGGGCGCTGACCAGGCAGCGACGGCAGGTCACCGCGGCCCTGGCCACCTCCGCGCGGGCACGGGCGCGCGAGGAGGGGGTGCGGGTGACCGAGGCGGTCGCCGAGCAGCTGGAGGCGAGCCTGACCGCGGCGCTCCTGGACGAGGGGGCTGCGGCCGCGCTGCGCTCCGGCCTGCTGGTCGCCGCTCTGCACGCGACGGGGGTGGAGGCGGCGGACGTGGCTGCGGCGGTGGCGCTGCCCGAGGCTCTGGGGCAGGTGGCGAGTCCACGCGGTCCGGAGGCCGGGTCCGAGGTCGAGCAGGCCTCGCCGAGGCCGGACCTGCGGGTGGTCCCCGATCCCGAGGCGGACCTGAAGCGGAGACGGGCAGCCACCGAGGCGCTGGACACGGCCCGGGCGCACCTCGCACGCGTGCAGGAGGAGGAGCGGGAGGCCGGGAAGACGGTCGCGGAGCTGGAGGCGCGCAGCCTGCAGCTGGTCGCGGAGGCCGAGGAGCTGCGCCGACGCCTGGCCGAGCTGGAGTCCACCGCCGAGGAGGTGGACCAGGAGCTCGAGGAGGCCGAGGAGGAGGCGGGCGAGGCGCGCGCGAGCGTGGCCGAGGCCGAGGCCGAGGTGGCGCGGGCCCAGGAGGCGCTGGACGCCCTCGGCCCTCGACGTGGGCGCCGCTGA
- the glpK gene encoding glycerol kinase GlpK translates to MSILAIDAGTTGVTAVVISPEGAITTRGYQEFGQHFPRPGWVEHSPEEIWQATLEATRQVLDQVDASELTALGITNQRETVLLWDRETLGSPRRAIVWQDRRTADLCARLRKEGHEGRVAELTGLRLDPYFSATKLAWMREHEPHTWALVESGRYAVGTVDSYLIARMTRGTWHVTDVSNASRTLLFDLQTGDWSDELCTLFGVPRDALPEIVPSWGEVGVTDPAAFCGLSLPVAGIAGDQQAALFGQTCFEEGDTKCTYGTGSFILTNAGTTLPRSDTGLLSTAAWRSPDGTLTYALEGSIFVTGAAVQWLRDGLGIIGSAAETEGIAATVPDSGGLVFVPALTGLGAPHWDPHARGLMIGITRGTSRAQVVRATLEAIAFEVQDVLATMPALSSLRVDGGAAANSLLCQIQADQVRLPVERPRIVETTALGAAFLAGLGTGVWDSTDQLRDTWQLDRRFEPTGDPDVAEAAYGRWTRAVERAKGWDQD, encoded by the coding sequence ATGAGCATCCTGGCCATCGACGCCGGCACCACGGGGGTCACCGCGGTGGTGATCTCGCCCGAGGGTGCGATCACCACCCGGGGATACCAGGAGTTCGGCCAGCACTTCCCTCGCCCGGGCTGGGTGGAGCACTCACCCGAGGAGATCTGGCAGGCCACGCTGGAGGCCACCCGTCAGGTCCTCGACCAGGTCGACGCCTCCGAGCTCACCGCTCTGGGCATCACCAACCAGCGCGAGACCGTGCTCCTGTGGGACCGCGAGACCCTCGGCTCCCCGCGCCGCGCCATCGTCTGGCAGGACCGCCGGACCGCCGACCTCTGCGCGCGCCTGCGCAAGGAGGGGCACGAGGGCCGGGTCGCGGAGCTCACCGGGCTGCGTCTCGACCCGTACTTCTCGGCCACCAAGCTCGCCTGGATGCGGGAGCACGAACCGCACACCTGGGCGCTGGTGGAGTCGGGACGCTACGCGGTGGGCACCGTCGACTCCTACCTCATCGCCCGGATGACCCGGGGCACGTGGCACGTCACCGACGTCTCGAACGCCTCCCGCACCCTGCTCTTCGACCTGCAGACCGGCGACTGGTCCGACGAGCTCTGCACGCTCTTCGGGGTCCCGCGGGACGCGCTGCCCGAGATCGTGCCGAGCTGGGGCGAGGTCGGGGTCACCGACCCCGCCGCCTTCTGCGGTCTCTCCCTCCCGGTGGCCGGGATCGCCGGCGACCAGCAGGCGGCCCTGTTCGGGCAGACCTGCTTCGAGGAGGGTGACACCAAGTGCACCTACGGCACCGGCTCGTTCATCCTGACCAACGCCGGGACCACGCTCCCCCGCTCCGACACGGGGCTGCTCTCCACCGCTGCCTGGCGCAGCCCCGACGGGACCCTGACCTATGCGCTGGAGGGCTCGATCTTCGTCACCGGCGCCGCGGTCCAGTGGCTGCGTGACGGCCTGGGGATCATCGGTTCCGCGGCCGAGACGGAGGGGATCGCCGCGACCGTCCCGGACTCGGGCGGGCTGGTGTTCGTCCCCGCGCTGACCGGGCTGGGGGCTCCGCACTGGGACCCGCACGCGCGCGGGCTGATGATCGGCATCACCCGCGGCACCAGCCGGGCGCAGGTGGTGCGGGCCACGCTGGAGGCGATCGCGTTCGAGGTCCAGGACGTGCTGGCGACCATGCCCGCGCTCTCCTCCCTGCGGGTGGACGGCGGGGCGGCCGCCAACAGCCTGCTCTGCCAGATCCAGGCCGACCAGGTGCGCCTCCCGGTCGAGCGGCCCCGGATCGTCGAGACCACCGCGCTCGGCGCCGCCTTCCTGGCCGGTCTCGGGACCGGGGTCTGGGACTCCACCGACCAGCTGCGCGACACCTGGCAGCTCGACCGGCGCTTCGAGCCCACGGGCGACCCCGACGTCGCGGAGGCGGCGTACGGGCGCTGGACCCGGGCCGTCGAGCGCGCCAAGGGCTGGGACCAGGACTGA
- a CDS encoding pyrophosphate--fructose-6-phosphate 1-phosphotransferase yields MAPQRVAVLTAGGYAPCLSAAVGALIRTWSRESPETEILGYRHGYQGLLTGDSVLVDDAARSGADVLDRFGGSPLGNSRVKLTNDEDCRKRGLIGPDQTALQVAADRLVADGVSVLHTIGGDDTNTAAADLAAYLAEREIELTVVGLPKTIDNDIVPVRQSLGALTAAEQASLFARNVLAEHGSNPRMLIVHEVMGRNCGWLTAAAARDYMAWHAEQEWLPSLGLTPERWAVHAVYLPELHVDLEAEGRRLRKVMDEIGCVNIFLAEGAGVADIVEELERSGTPVDRDAFGHVKLDTINPGKYFAQEFAQRIGAEKKMVQKSGYFSRSAAANETDLAMIAEFAELAVASALRGESGVIGHDEDRGDELRAIELDRIAGHKAFDVDQPWFTDVLRWTGQR; encoded by the coding sequence ATGGCACCCCAACGCGTCGCTGTCCTGACCGCCGGCGGATACGCCCCCTGCCTGTCTGCTGCGGTGGGCGCGCTCATCCGGACCTGGAGCCGGGAGTCCCCCGAGACCGAGATCCTCGGCTACCGCCACGGCTACCAGGGGCTGCTCACCGGCGACAGCGTGCTGGTCGACGACGCCGCCCGCAGCGGCGCCGACGTGCTGGACCGGTTCGGCGGGAGCCCCCTGGGCAACAGCCGGGTCAAGCTGACCAACGACGAGGACTGCCGCAAGCGGGGGCTGATCGGTCCCGACCAGACCGCGCTGCAGGTCGCAGCCGACCGTCTCGTCGCCGACGGAGTCTCGGTGCTGCACACCATCGGCGGCGACGACACCAACACCGCCGCCGCGGACCTGGCCGCCTACCTCGCGGAGCGCGAGATCGAGCTGACCGTGGTCGGGCTCCCCAAGACCATCGACAACGACATCGTGCCGGTGCGGCAGAGCCTGGGCGCCCTGACCGCCGCCGAGCAGGCGTCGCTGTTCGCGCGCAACGTGCTGGCCGAGCACGGCTCGAACCCGCGGATGCTGATCGTGCACGAGGTCATGGGCCGCAACTGCGGATGGCTGACCGCGGCCGCGGCGCGCGACTACATGGCCTGGCACGCCGAGCAGGAGTGGCTGCCGAGCCTGGGGCTGACGCCGGAGCGGTGGGCCGTGCACGCCGTCTACCTGCCCGAGCTGCACGTCGACCTGGAGGCCGAGGGCCGGCGGTTGCGGAAGGTGATGGACGAGATCGGCTGCGTCAACATCTTCCTGGCCGAGGGGGCCGGGGTCGCCGACATCGTCGAGGAGCTGGAGCGCTCCGGCACGCCGGTGGACCGGGACGCCTTCGGCCACGTCAAGCTCGACACCATCAACCCCGGCAAGTACTTCGCCCAGGAGTTCGCCCAGCGGATCGGGGCGGAGAAGAAGATGGTGCAGAAGTCGGGGTACTTCTCCCGCTCGGCGGCGGCCAACGAGACCGACCTGGCGATGATCGCCGAGTTCGCCGAGCTCGCGGTCGCCTCCGCCCTGCGCGGCGAGTCCGGCGTGATCGGTCACGACGAGGACCGCGGCGACGAGCTGCGGGCCATCGAGCTGGACCGGATCGCTGGCCACAAGGCCTTCGACGTCGACCAGCCGTGGTTCACCGACGTGCTGCGCTGGACCGGCCAGCGCTGA